The following coding sequences lie in one Bacteroidota bacterium genomic window:
- a CDS encoding AAA family ATPase, whose product MDRHQLRIHLGQAFGYPPTAGQLKVMDHLSAFLLSKKPNPLYLLRGYAGTGKTSLVSAIVKILPLLGMHPVLLAPTGRAAKVLSAYTGLHASTIHRKIYFQTRMPDGHMRIVRAPNKHRNALFVVDEASMIPDTAVESITGKSLLDDLMEYVAEGQNCRLLLIGDQAQLPPVGLHLSPALDLGYLQSRYNLTAAGFELTEVMRQSLESDILSNATQLRQKLTNKDYQLPLLEIRQKGDVEILAGSEVEDRLMENFGRHDFSQAVVICRSNYAANRLNQAIRQRIIGLDDELAAGELLMVVKNNYFWLSEADQAGFIANGDIIELVRVVRYENIYDHRFAEAEVRLLDYPDLPSFGVKLLLDTLTAPGPSLSDDAFRALASKIEEDYADIPSRRKRLAMMATNPWYNALMVKYAYALTCHKTQGGQWPVVFLEQGRRKDQDIDSDYMRWLYTALTRATQKVYLLSFDPESIALIEP is encoded by the coding sequence ATGGACCGGCACCAATTGCGCATACATCTCGGGCAGGCTTTCGGATATCCTCCCACAGCAGGTCAGCTGAAAGTGATGGACCATCTTTCGGCTTTCTTGCTTTCGAAAAAACCCAATCCGCTTTACCTTTTGCGCGGATATGCCGGAACGGGGAAGACCTCTTTGGTTTCGGCCATTGTGAAAATACTGCCTTTGCTTGGGATGCATCCTGTGCTTCTGGCGCCCACCGGCAGGGCCGCCAAAGTTTTGAGTGCCTACACCGGTCTGCATGCCTCTACCATCCACCGAAAAATATACTTTCAGACCCGAATGCCCGATGGCCACATGCGCATCGTGCGCGCGCCCAACAAGCACCGCAATGCACTCTTTGTGGTTGACGAAGCCTCCATGATTCCGGATACGGCTGTTGAAAGCATTACCGGCAAAAGTCTGCTCGACGACCTGATGGAATATGTGGCCGAAGGACAGAACTGCCGCCTGCTGCTCATTGGCGATCAGGCACAGCTGCCACCAGTGGGATTGCACTTGAGTCCGGCCCTCGACCTTGGCTACCTTCAAAGCCGCTACAACCTCACAGCGGCAGGATTTGAGCTCACCGAAGTGATGCGGCAGAGTCTGGAGTCGGACATCCTGAGCAATGCCACCCAGCTGCGTCAGAAACTGACAAACAAAGATTACCAGCTTCCATTGCTGGAAATCAGACAAAAAGGTGATGTGGAGATACTTGCGGGCAGCGAGGTTGAAGACAGGCTGATGGAAAACTTCGGGCGCCACGACTTCTCGCAGGCGGTGGTGATCTGCCGGAGCAATTATGCAGCAAACCGGCTCAATCAGGCCATCAGGCAGCGCATCATAGGCTTGGATGATGAGCTGGCAGCAGGTGAGCTGCTGATGGTGGTCAAAAACAACTATTTCTGGCTGAGCGAAGCTGACCAGGCAGGCTTTATTGCCAATGGCGACATCATTGAGCTGGTGCGTGTGGTGCGCTACGAAAACATTTACGATCATCGTTTTGCCGAAGCTGAGGTACGCCTGCTCGATTATCCGGACTTGCCCTCTTTCGGGGTAAAACTCTTGCTCGACACCCTCACTGCGCCCGGCCCTTCGCTGAGCGATGATGCTTTCCGCGCGCTTGCCTCAAAAATCGAGGAAGACTATGCCGATATTCCCTCCCGAAGAAAACGCCTTGCCATGATGGCCACCAATCCGTGGTACAATGCCCTGATGGTCAAGTATGCCTACGCCCTTACCTGCCACAAAACCCAGGGCGGTCAGTGGCCCGTCGTTTTCCTGGAACAAGGCCGCCGCAAAGATCAGGACATTGACTCCGATTACATGCGCTGGCTCTACACGGCCCTCACCCGCGCCACACAAAAGGTTTACCTGCTCAGCTTCGACCCCGAAAGCATCGCACTCATAGAACCGTAG
- a CDS encoding BamA/TamA family outer membrane protein has product MPEGKLLMHKNTVRITGSNGSISSSDLAVLAQPKAMPHMLGLRPGLWIYYRWDEQRSKGLRKAAARRFGRQPVYFDEQLARNASAQMRQYLFNMGHFEATTSFELRAKRKKANVSYIVHPGPAYVISHLQRTVEDPSIAGLLDADTAESLLSRGKRFNAYEMDAERDRITNLLKNNGYFYFRKDFIRFEADSNKTDKSVRLNLRIEAPSFLQAGAGEVHQSYFVRNIFIYPQHQPFGGDQLPTDTLIYRLKNPWNNKPSQLTFVSPGNPGIKPSAFRQVIQFYQGEPVSIDRMRQTYKGLNNLKIFRASNIVFDTTASQVETYPIQPGRWIDAHVYLQRARLHAYSVEVEGTNSGGDLGMRGSLVYTNRNLFSGAEVLRIRFNGGLEAQRLSTGETENRLFNTRESGLDASLLIPRFVSPIRLRRFAREYLPKTTINLGYSSQNRPNYDRAMLRFSFGYDWMATSYSTHFFSPASLSSIKVNLSPEFEDFLNQITNQRLRNQYNDHLIFGMRYSYIFTNQNINRISDFHYLRINAESAGNLLSAMRKLPLFGKENDYTTLFGIRYAQFVRLDLDYRYYKVFRPELRLVFRGMAGTGIPFGNSEDLPFERSFYAGGANGMRAWPFRQLGPGSFTDTLKIERYGSMQLETNVEFRFPLYSYLKGAIFADAGNIWTYSGKDEKNAGDFAFNRFYKEIALDAGIGFRLDFSFFVFRVDAAVPLRDPSLPEAERWRFNDLKTKNIAWNFGIGYPF; this is encoded by the coding sequence GTGCCTGAAGGAAAGCTGCTCATGCACAAAAACACTGTGCGCATTACCGGCAGCAATGGCAGTATTTCATCGTCCGACCTGGCTGTGCTGGCCCAGCCCAAGGCTATGCCCCATATGTTGGGACTTCGGCCGGGCTTGTGGATTTATTACCGATGGGATGAACAACGCAGCAAAGGCCTGCGCAAGGCTGCTGCCAGAAGGTTTGGGCGCCAGCCGGTGTATTTTGATGAGCAACTGGCACGCAATGCATCGGCTCAGATGCGGCAATACCTCTTTAACATGGGACATTTCGAGGCCACAACCAGCTTCGAACTCAGGGCAAAGCGCAAGAAAGCCAACGTCAGCTATATCGTGCATCCTGGTCCTGCATATGTCATCAGCCATCTGCAGCGCACAGTAGAAGATCCATCCATTGCCGGCCTGCTGGATGCCGACACCGCCGAAAGCCTGCTGAGCAGAGGAAAGCGATTCAATGCCTACGAAATGGATGCTGAGCGCGACCGTATTACCAACCTGCTCAAAAACAACGGTTATTTTTATTTCCGGAAAGATTTCATCCGCTTTGAAGCTGACAGCAACAAAACCGACAAAAGCGTCAGACTGAACCTGCGCATTGAAGCGCCTTCGTTCCTGCAAGCCGGAGCAGGCGAGGTACACCAGTCGTATTTTGTACGCAACATCTTCATCTATCCTCAGCATCAGCCCTTTGGGGGAGATCAATTGCCTACCGACACCCTGATCTACCGTTTAAAAAATCCGTGGAACAATAAGCCATCACAGCTCACTTTTGTGAGTCCGGGCAATCCAGGCATCAAGCCCTCGGCATTCCGGCAGGTCATCCAGTTCTATCAGGGCGAGCCGGTGAGCATCGACCGCATGCGCCAGACATACAAAGGCCTGAACAATCTGAAGATCTTCCGGGCATCGAATATAGTGTTCGATACAACGGCATCGCAGGTGGAAACCTATCCCATTCAGCCCGGAAGGTGGATCGACGCCCATGTTTACCTGCAGCGTGCGCGCCTGCATGCCTATTCGGTGGAAGTGGAAGGCACCAACTCGGGGGGCGACCTGGGTATGCGAGGCAGCCTGGTTTACACCAACCGCAACCTTTTTTCCGGTGCTGAAGTGCTCAGAATCAGATTCAACGGCGGTCTTGAAGCCCAAAGGCTGAGCACGGGCGAAACAGAGAATCGCCTTTTTAATACCCGCGAATCAGGTCTCGATGCCAGCCTGCTCATTCCACGTTTTGTCAGCCCCATCAGATTGAGGCGGTTTGCCAGGGAATACCTGCCCAAAACAACCATCAACCTTGGTTATTCCAGTCAAAACCGCCCGAACTACGACCGTGCCATGCTGCGGTTCAGCTTTGGCTACGACTGGATGGCCACCTCATATTCCACACATTTTTTCAGTCCGGCTTCACTGAGCTCCATCAAAGTAAATCTGAGTCCCGAATTTGAGGACTTCCTCAACCAGATCACCAACCAGCGCCTGCGCAACCAATACAATGACCACCTTATTTTTGGGATGCGTTACAGCTATATATTTACAAATCAGAACATTAATCGAATCAGCGACTTCCATTACCTGCGGATCAATGCCGAAAGTGCCGGCAACCTGTTGTCGGCCATGCGCAAACTACCCCTTTTTGGAAAGGAAAATGATTACACCACATTGTTTGGGATACGCTACGCCCAGTTCGTACGACTTGATTTAGATTACAGGTATTACAAGGTCTTCAGGCCGGAACTCAGGCTGGTATTCCGGGGCATGGCAGGGACAGGTATTCCCTTTGGCAATTCGGAAGATCTGCCTTTTGAACGAAGTTTTTACGCAGGAGGTGCCAACGGTATGCGGGCCTGGCCGTTCCGGCAGCTTGGCCCAGGAAGTTTCACCGATACCCTGAAAATTGAACGTTACGGGAGCATGCAGCTCGAAACCAATGTTGAATTCCGTTTTCCGTTGTATAGCTACCTCAAAGGGGCCATATTTGCCGACGCAGGCAACATCTGGACCTATTCCGGCAAAGATGAAAAAAATGCAGGCGATTTTGCATTCAACAGGTTCTACAAAGAAATAGCCCTGGATGCTGGGATCGGCTTCCGGCTCGACTTTTCCTTCTTTGTGTTCAGGGTAGATGCTGCCGTACCCCTGCGCGATCCTTCTTTACCCGAGGCAGAGCGATGGCGGTTTAATGACCTGAAAACGAAAAACATCGCCTGGAACTTTGGTATAGGTTATCCTTTCTGA
- the porV gene encoding type IX secretion system outer membrane channel protein PorV has translation MKMKRPALLALSILLFFNAKTQNYQELSGRNSLNVITTAVPFLMIAPDARAGAMGDAGVSSAPDVFSMHWNPAKYANLQQDMMLGLSYSPWLRNLVPDMNLAYLGFSKRLNANSAVGSTLRFFTLGDIQFTDENGDDRGTYRPSEWALDATYARKLTDHLSGAVAGRFIYSNLTQGQNVGTTSTSAGISVAADVAVYWEKEVNWFKDIDATFAWGINVSNIGNKLGYSETSIKKDFIPTNLRLGPTLRLDIDEYNKIAFSLDINKLLVPTPPILKRDSITGQPILIPGTDKFEIAKGRDDEVSVVAGMLQSFYDAPNGMSEELRELYYAFGVEYWYNNAFALRGGGFFEDKTKGNRKFFTLGAALRYNVFGLDFSYLIPVDSRNNPLQNTVRFALTFDLEGATKNRKN, from the coding sequence ATGAAAATGAAACGCCCGGCCTTGCTGGCACTTTCTATCCTGTTGTTTTTCAATGCCAAAACGCAGAATTACCAGGAGCTTTCAGGTCGCAACTCCCTCAATGTCATCACAACAGCTGTTCCGTTTTTGATGATAGCCCCCGATGCCCGTGCAGGTGCCATGGGCGATGCCGGGGTTTCGTCGGCTCCGGATGTGTTTTCGATGCACTGGAATCCGGCAAAATATGCCAATCTGCAGCAGGATATGATGCTTGGCCTGTCGTACAGCCCCTGGTTGCGCAACCTCGTTCCGGATATGAACCTTGCTTACCTTGGTTTTTCGAAACGCCTGAATGCCAATTCAGCAGTAGGATCGACCCTGCGTTTTTTTACCTTGGGCGACATACAGTTTACCGATGAAAACGGTGACGACAGGGGTACGTACCGTCCCAGCGAATGGGCGCTCGATGCCACCTATGCCCGCAAACTTACCGACCACCTCTCAGGAGCTGTGGCCGGTCGGTTCATCTACTCAAACCTCACCCAGGGCCAGAACGTGGGTACAACCTCAACCTCGGCTGGAATTTCGGTGGCAGCCGACGTAGCCGTGTACTGGGAAAAGGAAGTCAACTGGTTTAAAGATATTGACGCCACCTTCGCCTGGGGAATCAATGTGAGCAACATCGGCAACAAGCTGGGCTACAGCGAAACCAGCATCAAAAAAGATTTCATTCCCACCAACCTCAGGTTGGGGCCAACCCTCAGGCTCGATATAGATGAATACAACAAAATCGCCTTCTCTCTGGATATCAACAAGTTGCTTGTACCAACGCCTCCCATACTCAAACGCGACAGCATCACCGGTCAACCTATCCTGATCCCCGGAACAGATAAGTTTGAGATTGCCAAAGGACGCGACGACGAAGTGTCGGTTGTAGCCGGTATGTTGCAGTCGTTTTATGATGCACCCAACGGAATGTCGGAGGAGCTGCGCGAACTTTATTATGCCTTTGGGGTGGAATATTGGTACAACAATGCATTCGCTCTGCGGGGTGGTGGATTTTTTGAGGACAAAACCAAAGGCAACAGGAAGTTTTTCACCCTGGGTGCTGCACTCAGATACAACGTCTTTGGGCTGGACTTTTCTTACCTCATCCCGGTGGATTCGCGCAACAACCCGCTGCAGAATACGGTTCGATTTGCGCTCACCTTCGACCTGGAGGGAGCCACGAAGAACAGGAAAAATTAA